One region of Faecalibacter bovis genomic DNA includes:
- the gcvP gene encoding aminomethyl-transferring glycine dehydrogenase, giving the protein MNTNDFSIRHIGNNAKQAAEMLAVIGKDSIDSLVEATLPQNIKLKNPLDLPEALSEFEAINHLAELASLNKKVKNYLGYGYYGTILPAPIQRNVLENAGWYTAYTPYQAEIAQGRLEALLNFQTAISDLTGLPIANASLLDEGTACGEAMHMLFESRTRDQKKNNVNKFFIADNLFPQSVAVLETKAHGLGIEIVVGDFETTEITEEYFGAIVQYIGKGGQINNYKSFVEKANTVGVKVAVATDLLALTLLTPPGEWGAEIVIGTSQRFGIPMGYGGPHAAFMSCTEDYKRVIPGRIIGVSQDRLGNYALRMALQTREQHIKREKATSNICTAQVLLAVMASFYAVYHGKDGLKFIAEEIHTKAAILHGGLQHLGYNLTNTHFFDTVQIAVENSDEIVKIFADEEINVNGFEQGKISITIDEMTSEEDIFEILSVFATIKNTEDGFEFEVDESFLPADLIRTSDFLTHPNFNSYHTETELMRYIKRLERKDLALNQSMIALGSCTMKLNAATQLLHMSWERMGNVHPFTPKEQVEGYQTLIKNLEDYLSEITGFDATSLQPNSGAQGEYAGLMVIRSYFESKGEGHRNVALIPQSAHGTNPASAAMAGMKVVVVKNLESGETDLEDLKAKCELHKDNLAALMITYPSTYGAFDSNIEEVTEMIHAYGGQVYMDGANMNAQVGLTSPGNIGADVCHLNLHKTFAIPHGGGGPGVGPICVKSHLAPFLGSSPIIETGGKEATNTFAAAPYGSAFILPISYSYILMLGADGLLKATQGAILNANYMKTRLEGHYDILYTNGNNVVAHEFILDCRPFKKVGIEVTDIAKRLIDYGFHAPTVSFPVAGTLMVEPTESETKAELDRFCDALIAIRQEIDEVANGDFPVDNNVLHNAPHPQHLLTADEWDYPYTRSKAAFPLEWVRERKFFATVSRIDDAYGDRNLMCTCAPVESYIEQD; this is encoded by the coding sequence ATGAATACAAACGACTTTTCCATTCGTCATATTGGAAATAATGCAAAGCAAGCTGCTGAAATGCTTGCTGTGATCGGGAAAGATTCTATTGATTCTTTAGTTGAGGCAACTTTACCTCAAAACATTAAATTAAAAAATCCTTTAGACTTACCTGAAGCTTTATCAGAATTTGAAGCAATTAATCATTTAGCTGAGTTAGCGTCTTTAAATAAGAAAGTAAAAAACTACTTAGGATATGGATATTACGGTACAATATTACCTGCTCCAATCCAACGTAATGTTTTAGAAAATGCTGGTTGGTATACAGCATATACACCATACCAAGCAGAAATCGCGCAAGGTCGTTTGGAAGCTTTATTAAATTTTCAAACTGCAATTTCTGATTTAACAGGTTTACCAATTGCAAACGCATCTTTATTAGATGAAGGTACTGCATGTGGTGAAGCTATGCACATGTTATTTGAATCTCGTACCAGAGATCAAAAGAAAAATAATGTAAACAAATTCTTCATCGCAGATAATTTATTTCCACAATCTGTAGCTGTTTTAGAAACTAAAGCACACGGTTTAGGAATTGAAATTGTTGTTGGTGATTTTGAAACTACAGAAATTACTGAAGAATACTTCGGAGCAATTGTACAATACATCGGAAAAGGTGGTCAAATTAACAACTACAAATCTTTCGTAGAAAAAGCGAATACTGTAGGCGTTAAAGTGGCTGTTGCTACTGATTTATTAGCTTTAACATTATTAACACCTCCGGGTGAATGGGGAGCTGAAATTGTAATTGGTACATCACAACGTTTTGGTATTCCAATGGGTTATGGTGGACCTCACGCAGCTTTCATGTCATGTACAGAAGATTACAAGCGTGTAATTCCAGGTCGTATCATTGGGGTTTCTCAAGATCGTTTAGGAAACTACGCTTTACGTATGGCTTTACAAACACGTGAACAACACATTAAACGTGAAAAAGCTACATCTAACATCTGTACTGCTCAGGTATTATTAGCTGTTATGGCTTCTTTCTATGCGGTTTACCACGGAAAAGATGGTTTAAAATTCATCGCAGAAGAAATTCATACAAAAGCTGCAATCTTACACGGAGGATTACAACATTTAGGCTACAACTTAACAAATACACATTTCTTCGATACAGTACAAATCGCTGTTGAAAATTCAGACGAAATCGTTAAGATTTTCGCTGATGAAGAAATTAATGTAAACGGATTTGAGCAAGGTAAAATCTCAATTACGATTGACGAAATGACTTCTGAAGAAGACATTTTCGAAATCTTAAGTGTTTTTGCTACAATTAAAAATACTGAAGATGGATTTGAATTTGAGGTTGATGAATCATTCTTACCTGCAGATTTAATCAGAACTTCTGATTTCTTAACTCATCCAAACTTCAACTCATACCATACAGAAACTGAGTTAATGCGTTACATCAAACGTTTAGAGCGTAAAGATTTAGCTTTAAATCAATCGATGATTGCATTAGGTTCTTGTACGATGAAGTTAAATGCAGCGACACAATTATTACACATGTCTTGGGAAAGAATGGGTAATGTTCACCCATTTACACCAAAAGAACAAGTAGAAGGATACCAAACATTAATCAAAAACTTAGAAGATTATTTATCTGAAATTACAGGATTTGATGCTACTTCTTTACAACCAAATTCTGGTGCACAAGGAGAATATGCAGGTTTAATGGTTATCCGTTCTTACTTTGAATCTAAAGGTGAAGGGCATCGTAACGTTGCTTTAATTCCACAATCTGCACACGGAACAAACCCTGCTTCTGCTGCAATGGCTGGTATGAAAGTAGTTGTTGTGAAGAATTTAGAATCTGGTGAAACTGATTTAGAAGACTTAAAAGCAAAATGTGAGTTACACAAAGATAACTTAGCTGCTTTAATGATTACATACCCTTCTACTTACGGAGCTTTCGATAGCAATATTGAAGAAGTTACTGAAATGATCCATGCATACGGTGGACAAGTTTATATGGACGGTGCTAATATGAATGCTCAGGTAGGATTAACATCTCCTGGAAATATTGGTGCAGACGTTTGTCACTTAAATTTACACAAAACATTCGCTATTCCGCACGGAGGTGGTGGACCTGGAGTTGGACCAATTTGTGTTAAATCACACTTAGCTCCATTCTTAGGATCTTCTCCAATTATCGAAACTGGAGGAAAAGAAGCTACAAATACATTCGCAGCTGCGCCTTACGGATCTGCATTTATTTTACCAATTTCTTACTCTTACATTTTAATGTTAGGAGCTGATGGTTTATTAAAAGCAACGCAAGGAGCTATTTTAAATGCAAACTATATGAAAACGCGTTTAGAAGGTCACTACGATATTCTTTACACAAACGGAAACAATGTAGTTGCTCACGAATTTATTTTAGATTGTCGTCCATTCAAAAAAGTTGGTATCGAAGTTACAGATATTGCAAAACGTTTAATTGATTACGGATTCCACGCTCCTACGGTTTCTTTCCCAGTTGCTGGAACTTTAATGGTTGAGCCAACAGAATCTGAAACTAAAGCTGAATTAGATCGTTTTTGTGATGCTTTAATTGCAATTCGTCAAGAAATTGATGAAGTTGCTAACGGAGATTTCCCAGTTGACAACAACGTTTTACACAACGCACCTCACCCTCAGCATTTATTAACAGCTGATGAGTGGGATTATCCTTACACTCGTTCAAAAGCTGCATTCCCATTAGAATGGGTTCGCGAACGTAAATTCTTCGCTACTGTATCTCGTATTGATGATGCTTACG
- the hisE gene encoding phosphoribosyl-ATP diphosphatase — protein sequence MDLNNLNNVKTTEVEKEKKYPFLKRLELMMEEAKLQDAKKSKMKRVHQKGTSQIAKKMGEEAVEMVIASSQQDDQAFLEESADVFFYYLMSLHDRGFELKDVLEILKKRHKK from the coding sequence ATGGATTTAAATAATCTAAATAACGTTAAAACTACTGAAGTCGAAAAGGAAAAAAAGTATCCATTTTTGAAGAGGTTAGAACTTATGATGGAAGAAGCTAAGCTTCAGGACGCGAAAAAATCAAAAATGAAACGCGTGCATCAAAAAGGTACATCGCAAATTGCTAAAAAAATGGGAGAAGAAGCTGTTGAAATGGTTATTGCCTCATCACAGCAAGACGATCAAGCTTTTTTAGAAGAATCGGCAGATGTATTTTTTTACTACCTAATGTCTTTACACGATAGAGGTTTTGAGCTAAAAGACGTGCTCGAAATTTTGAAAAAAAGGCATAAAAAATAA
- a CDS encoding M48 family metalloprotease, whose protein sequence is MQRGGSSSIKFLVAAAIVIFSVVKYFASSEVNEITGEKQYISLTKDQEVAMGINSAPQMAKEFGGLSQNAQYQQLVKSVGEKIVITSDAGKTQYPFQFYVLADNRTVNAFALPGGPIFITEALLSRLESEDQLAGVLGHEIGHVIARHSAEQMSKQELTQGIAGAAGVAAGDVNSAYYAQVVANMVNMKYGREDELESDDLGVRFMMQAGYDPSALIGVMHILEEASGGSNVPEYQSSHPSPANRRAKIEASIEKYKNGF, encoded by the coding sequence ATGCAAAGAGGCGGTTCATCTTCAATAAAATTTTTGGTTGCAGCAGCTATAGTTATCTTTTCTGTTGTAAAATATTTTGCTAGTTCTGAGGTAAACGAAATTACTGGAGAAAAGCAATATATCTCCTTAACAAAGGATCAGGAAGTAGCTATGGGAATAAATTCTGCACCACAAATGGCAAAAGAATTTGGCGGCTTATCTCAAAATGCACAATATCAACAATTGGTTAAATCTGTTGGGGAAAAAATTGTAATAACTAGTGATGCTGGTAAAACGCAATACCCTTTTCAGTTTTATGTATTGGCTGACAATCGTACAGTAAATGCCTTTGCATTACCAGGTGGACCAATTTTTATTACTGAAGCTTTATTATCTCGATTGGAAAGTGAAGATCAATTGGCTGGTGTTTTAGGTCATGAAATTGGACATGTAATTGCTCGTCATAGTGCTGAACAAATGTCTAAACAAGAATTAACGCAAGGAATTGCAGGTGCAGCTGGTGTTGCGGCTGGTGATGTAAACTCTGCTTATTACGCACAAGTTGTAGCTAATATGGTCAACATGAAATATGGTCGAGAAGATGAATTAGAATCGGATGATTTGGGTGTACGTTTTATGATGCAAGCGGGTTATGATCCTTCTGCTTTAATCGGTGTAATGCATATTTTAGAGGAAGCGTCTGGCGGAAGTAATGTTCCGGAATATCAAAGTTCGCATCCATCTCCTGCGAATCGTCGTGCAAAAATAGAAGCTTCTATAGAAAAATACAAGAATGGTTTTTAG